The sequence below is a genomic window from Gossypium hirsutum isolate 1008001.06 chromosome A11, Gossypium_hirsutum_v2.1, whole genome shotgun sequence.
ATACTCacaaatactttaaaaaaaattcataaccaCAAAATACAAAAAGAATCCCAAATCATATAAAATTCTTTATATGCGCGACTAATTATGAAAATTCATAGccaccatatttaaaaaaaataatcccaaatattttaattttagttagaTTCCATAAAGACTAAaacttacataaaataattataaaagaaactaaaagtaaTCATTTGTATATATGAATGGTGAATATAATCatcataaataaagataaaagatgatgatttcatatatattcaactacaaacagaaaatttaaaacaaatagtacGAAAAAAATATATCTTATCAAGTGAATAACTTTCAAAACTAATTATACAACCCAATTGGAATTCTCCAATTGTAAAAAAGTTGTAAGTCtgtaatttcaatttaataatgACTTTACcaaaacttataaaataattgtgtgaaaaaaagagagaaagaaatctcacaaatcaatttttatcaattgattataaataaatatataaaccttcatctttcgaataacatatgcaaatattaaactagattttatttataaaactttaaaactttatttaaagaatcaaaacttaaaaatttatcaagaatctcaaagattcaacataatatataattaaaatatcaaatccataaaactaaaaaaaaagaatcaatccAAAATTAATAAAGAATCAATTCATTCTCAATGATTTAACATgacaaagctctgataccacttgttagattttattaaaataaatctaaaataaaacttaataaactaggatctgtcatgtcaaatcatcaagaataaattaagaacaaaactagatgcggaagcgtacctgaatctaTAGATTCCTTGAGATCGACTTTTTGAAACTTTGGGGATTTGATCtttcaaattagcacacaagaaattcagagaatatctgctctctctttcctaatgatgggatattagaaaagatgtcttgtgtataatttggggaccataaccctaatatttataaccttagcatattagttctaatcaaattctaattagcccaccattaattagaatttgattagaagagtatctacacatgtttgacccatactttatttaataattaaaagcccaataaaattctaaccaaattagatcacttttaatttggtctaacctatcatgatagtaaataataacatgtaattatccttattatatatatgatgtccAAATTTTCCAACAGAACAAGTATAAGAATAAAGCTATATAAAACATAATCTCTGAAACGTTAATCACTTCATTGCTTCTTTTTTGAAATACTCATGTCTAACACTTACATCTAAAGTATGTTCAGATGTGGATATAAAGATATAATCCTTCAAGGGCTtttgaaatatatgaaaaagttAAGAAAAATTAATATACACATGTCAAATACAACTCACATATAACACTTATATCCTAATTTGAATAACATAGCTTTAAAGAATTGGAGCTGATATTTACAGACACAGAAGGCTAGAAACAAGAAAGGTGTTTGGCTAAAGAGAGAATgcaagaaaatagataaaattaaaagcaacattctttttttcaataattcatactacttttttttattttttttaaatattaagcaTTAAAGAGTTGCCacttctttttaattatttttacaaaaaaaacaacaacattaaaattatatatagatatatatgtcATCTTACTTTTTATTGTCGATGATTAAACCTTCAATAATTTCTGTAgcctaaaaaaaatgaaaagtacaAATATTACAAAAGCTCATAAAGTTTACATTTATGATTACCATTGCATGTATAGTAAAAAAACAAgctaaaaaaaacattttcaacTAAAGTAATtcaatgaaattacatttttgttTATACATATCGTGCATgtcttattaatatttataatcaaCAAGATAATTTCTAAATGacacattttaaaaatttaaacaacaaATCTACTCATTTTACTTTATcgatattaataataaatacttCCTAAATATAatagattatatatatgtttttgtaCCAAAGATGTAATCGTTTCAAATTCAACCTCAAATCTAATTAATGCCACatcttaaaattaattgtttaataaattaagctacatatatataatttttatggaaTTACTTACAGTTGTTTTTGTTAGCAAATGATATACATCTCTTTCCTCCCACAATCTGCAACGTTTTCCAGGTTCATCGATAGATTTTTCCCTAACAATTTTTCTTCCCATTTCTTGTAGCAAGTCATGCATCAACAACTGGTCGTGTCTGTTAATAGTTAGTAGAGATTTTTTAATAAGAACATTAATTCCAATATTTGGAAAAAACTCACAACCATCCAATACTTTCATTACAAAATCTTTCTCCTCCCTATTAAAGAAGCATGTTATATCTAGAAATATATTCTTCTCCCTTTCTTCCAGTCCATCAAAACTTATTTGAAGTCTGTCAAGAATTTCTTTGTTAGAAACTCTTTCAAGTCTTTCTAATGTACTTTTCCATTGCCTTGCATCTCTATCACACAAAAAAGAACCCAAAACTTCAAGAGCTAATGGGAGTCCACCAGCATAACCTACGATATGTTTAGCGAGCTCAATGAAATCCTCTTTTGGCGCTGTCTTGCAACCAAAAGCTttcaaattgaaaagatgaagtGCATCAATGGCTTTCAGTGTTGTAGGCTTATACACACTATCAACTCGATAAGATCGGAGCAAATGTTCATCTCTTGTTGTTACAACGATTCTGCTCCCTAAACCGAACCAATTACACTTTCCAACCAAGCATTTCAAGTGTTGTAGGTTATCAACATCATCAAGAACAACAAGAACTTTTTTGTGAGACAACCTGTGACTAATTATGGTTTTCCCTTCGTGAACATTGAAAAAATTGAAGCTTTCATCAACAAGATCTGGGAAAGTAATTGTTTCTGTAAAGAACAAAGTCCACATTTCTCTGAAACTTCTCGAACATCAGCAAGAAAGCTTTTCCCTTCAAAATAAGGTGACAAGCGACTATAAACAACTCTTGCGAGGGTCGTTTTGCCAATGCCACCCATACCACAAATTCCCATGATACggatatcatcttccccaatttcTATTTTCGAATGCAAATCATCCAAGCTTGGACTGATACCAACTAACTCATCATGCTCAATTGGATATGTTTGACATAACTTTgctgatatttttttaataatgtctcCAATAAATTCTGATTCATGCCTACAAAGataaaaagatttaattttaattaagaaaattattGGTATGGAAATGAAGTTAAATGATCTAGGAAAAAATTAAGATGTGAAACGCATAGTACTCTATGGAACAAATTTAGGATACACTTGGAGGACTTGAGTTTATAGTTTTTCTGGTGTTATTGCCTTATTTGCCTTATAACACTAGAAAATAACAATTTTCCGATTTTGtcgatatatataaaaaacagctaattcaaaaaaaaattgtaattattaaatttacaagtaaaatgaagaaaaaaataccTATTATTTGAGTGCCATCCCTTGATATTAGCCACTTCAGTTAAAGCATTTCTCCACCTTTGGATCTTTGCTTCATCTTCCTTGTATCTCTCTTCATGTTTTGCAAAAGCTGCTTCaactttctctttttgttttcttgaaTCAGATGGATCCACATCATAGAAAATTGGAAATACTTTATGACCATTCTCCTTTTTCTGTTTAACAATCTCAGCAAGTTCCTCCAAGCACCAACCTGAAAAGACATAGTTTTCCGAGAAAACGATTACTGAGCACCATGATTGTTGAATTGCTTTGAAGAGCTCAGGTGCAATCTCTTCACCGGCCTCCAGCTTTGGATCATCCCTGAAAGTGACGATTCCGCTCCTTCTCAAAGCATCATAGAGATGGTCTGTGAAGTTATGACGAGTATCTTCACCTCTAAAACTCAAGAATACATCATATTCTTTTTGTCTAGGAATAGACGAGGAAGTTGAGAGTAACGAGGACATGAGGAAGTCtgagaagggaaaaatgatatgACAATCTAGTTTGGGAAAACCAGAAAATAAGGTGGCTCAATATGCAGAAAGAAACTAGAAACAGACCAAGTATAGGAGCATCAAGAAAGGGAAAGCGGACACAGGTTTCTAAGCAATTTCTCTATACATGTCCTACCTTTTTTTCTTCAAAACGAATCTCCATCATAATAGCTATGAAAAGGTGTGGTGGTGGAAGTTTGGTGACAAATGAAAATGATGGTGTTTTCCAGGAAGAATCGTTGACGGTGAGGGCAGAATTTGTTGCTTTGTCCACAGAGTGGAAGTCAAGTGAAGAAGCACGCCCCTTaattacctttttctttttcgtttcttTTTGGTTCAAACACAATTGGATCCAAacaattttcaaactcaatcatcaAACCAACATAAAGATGACAGAGTAATTacatctggaaattttgggctcaTTGCAGCCGGGTTAAGCTGGAAACATCGGCCCAGTAATGTAAAAACCATTTCCTTTTTACAGTATTCAGcccaaagtaaaagaaaaataaaatcccTCTCCTTTAAACCCCAGCGAACagtcccttttttttttgttttttaatagagtggaaaacaacaaacaaaatctAAATCGACGAAAGGGAGGTCCAATGTGATCCCGTTCAAGACTGTCTCTTAGCTTGTCTGGTAAATCTTCTAGTATCCGAATCATCAACGAATTCAAGTCCTTTTTGCTAAACTATCAACTACACTGTTGACTTCACGCAATCCATGATGAAACTCAACTTGCCATACGCACCAGCCTTAGGTTTTAGGCAATTCTTTATACATTTCCCACCTTTATTTCTTCGAAACGAATCTCCAGAATAATCTATGAAAGCGAGTAGTGGTAGAAGTGTAACAAGTCAATTAAAGGAAAATGATGATAAGTTTTATTGATGCTATActctaatatataatatatagcaataatagtttttaaaatCAAACGTAATCTCTAATATATGTTATCCAAATAATAATGtagtatttaaattaataaaagaaaattatctATAATAATTCTAAAATCATCTTAAATAAAATGCcacttaaattcattttttttaaatttgaattaaaactaaaaaaaaaatgtttaaagcTTGTTTTGATGAGCTTAACAACTATAATGCATGTGAAGATTTAAATTATCTCTAAAAAATTTCATTGAAACTTTCATGCACATTACTGGTTTCATAATTGATATAACTTACAAACTTACCCAGTCTTGGACAATGAAACTAAGATTGATATCAAAGTTTTTAAAGATATTACTTTTAGCCTTAAATAATTGCAGAAGAATGACATTACAGCTAAAGACAATTGTGTTTGTTGATTGCTGCAtgccaaaacaaaaaaataaaaataaacttgtcAAATTACACTTTAAATCATAGAattgtaaagagtatacaatcaACTATCTAACGAAAATACCACATTGTAATCAATccaataaaattgaaaaaggaaaaaaatgacagtgaaagataaaaatgaaatgaataattgatAATACCctagaatgacatatttttatgtattaattacatatttattttgagtatgatcctactaatttgagctatttatggttctttatcttgtagggactaaTTGAAGGCAAGAGAAATTTTGGGGGCAAAAAGCGTGAATTTGAAGATAATTGGGCCAGCATGCGAAGCAGGAGAGAAGTGGTGTCGAAAATGCAAAGTGTGGAAGACTTTGGGGGCAAAAATGCAaaaaagagattttatagcacaagactctattttaatcccaattatattaggataattattaatgattattatttagattaattttagcatatatctttatttatcttattatttgtatttatcttttaaaatttaattagaaatagactaggttttctagtactataaataggggatggagtaaCATAAATTCCATTCATCTTTTTTGTAAACACTCCCTCTCCAAAAAAAACTCAGCCTTTATACCTTTTCCTCAAaaagcatgagccactaaattTATCTAGTTGAATATTGTCGAAATTCCTCAAAAAGGGTTCATTATGggactgacgcttccgtccatgtccttaataggtgatcttttcaacttgtgtaAGGAACAACCGCTTTTTACGTTTTGGGAAGGTTACATAGTTAGTTCGTTAgtttactgcgtcagaggttggtgaccccaagagacaaaatggcattGTATTTgtcattgagaagtgatgatctagtatAAGATAGTCTCACAAAAGCGATTGTTAGCTAAAGTTAGGTTCCgccaaatcttaagtctaaatcttagagctggtggtcgtaggcgtcctcttccactataactggttTATTCTGTTTAAAAAAGATCACCTAAAGCCGAGGATTGAACTCAAGGCGGATAGAGACAACCGGAGGTTGGAATATCTCCATAAGAATTATTTTCCTCAACTTTATTTATCTCTACTATTTTAATTTCAGTTTTCgcaattttaatttaaacttttaattttgttttattttatttttatttattcagtaactactaaaaaaattaaagacaatGAACAAAATTGAATAACATATTAACTATATATGAACTATAATttatgtgtaattgtatacatgaagttttaattgattaattcttgtaaattactaatataattatAGATATAatacattttatgtttatatgttgcatatataatattatatttattcaatacaaaataaattgatgtattatttctttaaatgtgtatgattaaatcaaaattaaagttacatatacaattgcacattaattaaaattcatatataatttgagattcatctcaaaattcatagaaatacataaataaaatttaaaatataatattttatctaGATTAGTAAATTGggctctttaaaaaaaaatttccaagttATTCAAAAGAATAAACCATTCAATTTGATATTCAAATATAAGAAATACTAGTGCAAAGGGATTGACAAGTGAGATTTCGATGCATATTGAGATAGAGCAACATGGTTCTGACTATTGCAAAGAGGCTGGTAGTGATACTGGTCGATTATTATTCTCGAGGAGCCCCATCTTTGTGAGACACATCGAGATAGGAGACAAGTAGCGAGCAATATTATTAGGAGCAAGAGAATAATGATTTCTATGATATTTTAGACTTgtactaaaatttcttattatataaaaaaaagtataagagATAAATTagaagaattaaaatttttatgaatcaaaaaaaaaagttaacatagttaataagtaaaaaaaattaaaagaattaattaattttttatatattttatccctattttaaaacatcatataataagcatttaaaaaaatcaataaaaatactaaaattaacatttaaaatgaattaattaaattaaaatataacattttatctagattaaaaaattaatatttttaaaaattttatcaaattattttaaaaagaaactaGCAACATTTACATTTCGATATTCAAAAAAGagataaattaaaggtatttGAAGTTACAAAATTTTGTGACAATTAAAAGCATTATAacgttgaaaaaaaattaaaagttaacaagcacaattaataaattaaaaattaataattttaaaatataatttttttaaaaaattcaaaaataaaaattatttattttgatctaTCCATGAGTTTGATTGTGACTCGAGGCCCAAAAAATTTCAAGGCCAATCTATTTCGTGGCTCAACCCAACTcaacaaaaaaaaactcatttctctattaaaaatttattaaattgttaaaaatgttttttacattaatatttatatgttttataatttaattttaaaaatatttttattatttaaattgaattcatgCGGCCACCTGAGACATAAAAAATCTTGTCTAAACCTAGCCTGACTAGGTTTATTGGGCTGGGCAGATTGTTGACACATGGATAGGTTTATTAATTTACTCTATGAATAATAATAAggtcccttcaaattttgagttatttaTTCAGtccatattaaattaaatttgaacaattttattttcaatgagattaattatacattaaaatatttttatgtacatttaattataaagtatataaaatattagtataaaatattttttaattaatgatataAACTCTGAATCGGTCTAACTTAGATCGAGCTTGGAAAAAGATTTTTATGCCACGAGTCAAAccaaattcattttaaataatacaaattattttaaattttaatttaatataaaatattaatataataaatttatttatgatattttattaaattttgaactGTTAAGTAGATTTTTTGGCTAATCAAATTGAAACGAGCCTGGACTTGAAATTTATTTGGACCCGAGCAACGACCCATGGGTCTAGGTTAAtaacactattttttttttatttttgaaaaaaaatattgtaaatacaaaaaacaacttttaaaacattatattgtaaatacaaaaaaataattttacaacatttttaaaattatttatgtatttaaagaGTATGGACCAAATTGACAcaaaattgtaaataatgagggtaaaatattattttacctttttattacA
It includes:
- the LOC121209391 gene encoding disease resistance protein RPV1 encodes the protein MSSLLSTSSSIPRQKEYDVFLSFRGEDTRHNFTDHLYDALRRSGIVTFRDDPKLEAGEEIAPELFKAIQQSWCSVIVFSENYVFSGWCLEELAEIVKQKKENGHKVFPIFYDVDPSDSRKQKEKVEAAFAKHEERYKEDEAKIQRWRNALTEVANIKGWHSNNRHESEFIGDIIKKISAKLCQTYPIEHDELVGISPSLDDLHSKIEIGEDDIRIMGICGMGGIGKTTLARVVYSRLSPYFEGKSFLADVREVSEKCGLCSLQKQLLSQILLMKASIFSMFTKGKP